One window of the Shewanella cyperi genome contains the following:
- a CDS encoding YkgJ family cysteine cluster protein, whose protein sequence is MDCRLGCGACCIAPSITTPIPGMPKGKPAGVRCIQLTDDNLCRLFGAPERPRVCLAFSATADVCGTSAEEAIWLITSLEQLTQ, encoded by the coding sequence ATGGACTGTCGTTTAGGTTGTGGTGCTTGTTGTATTGCCCCGTCAATCACTACTCCCATACCCGGTATGCCCAAAGGCAAGCCTGCGGGTGTGCGCTGTATTCAATTGACGGACGATAATCTCTGTCGTTTGTTCGGAGCACCCGAACGCCCAAGGGTCTGTTTGGCGTTTTCGGCCACTGCTGATGTCTGCGGAACCTCTGCCGAGGAAGCTATCTGGCTGATCACATCCCTGGAACAACTCACGCAATGA
- a CDS encoding Rrf2 family transcriptional regulator: protein MQLTRYTDYGIRILMYMAVQPERQELFRIAEVTKVFELSPNHVSKIIHHLGKSGYLQTVRGKAGGFRLARPSADINLGQLVRTLEHSLAPVDCAKPYCILTPACQLRNVLGAAVAAYLAVLDRHSLADIVSNGDELMKLLPDPTISVLQLG from the coding sequence ATGCAATTGACCCGTTATACAGATTATGGCATCAGGATCCTGATGTATATGGCGGTGCAGCCCGAACGCCAGGAGTTATTCCGCATTGCCGAAGTGACCAAGGTCTTTGAGCTTTCTCCAAACCATGTCTCCAAAATCATCCATCATTTGGGAAAAAGCGGCTATTTACAAACAGTCAGGGGAAAGGCTGGGGGGTTCAGATTGGCACGCCCCAGTGCAGACATCAATCTGGGGCAATTGGTTCGTACTCTGGAGCATTCGCTGGCACCGGTAGATTGTGCCAAACCCTACTGTATTTTGACCCCGGCTTGCCAATTACGTAATGTGCTGGGGGCCGCTGTAGCAGCCTATTTGGCTGTGCTTGATCGCCACAGCTTGGCCGACATAGTCAGCAACGGGGATGAGCTGATGAAATTGCTGCCGGATCCCACTATTTCAGTGCTGCAGTTGGGTTAG
- a CDS encoding divergent polysaccharide deacetylase family protein, with translation MRLIFVFLLLATSLTSVHAGQLAIIIDDIGYRQTDTAVLSLPPEVTLSVLPHTPLGKKLAQQGHQKGHEIMLHLPMQALNGDTLGPGGLTNQMSESQFKQQVAQAMDSVPYIKGVNNHMGSLLTQLPAPMSWLMEMLKSRELYFIDSATTKFSRGEEMAEQRGVPSLRRQLFLDNDISHKGLERQFRQLLELSKGPGMTVAIAHPHPTTVAFLKANLPSLSKEGINLMPASQLLPLVLAQKQGTNPTAALK, from the coding sequence GTGCGCTTAATATTCGTTTTCTTGTTGCTTGCGACAAGCTTGACCTCAGTCCATGCCGGGCAATTGGCCATCATTATCGATGATATAGGCTATCGTCAGACCGACACGGCGGTGTTAAGCCTCCCTCCCGAAGTGACACTTTCGGTGCTGCCCCATACCCCTTTGGGTAAGAAATTGGCTCAACAAGGCCATCAAAAGGGCCACGAAATTATGTTGCACCTGCCAATGCAGGCACTCAATGGCGATACGCTCGGCCCGGGCGGACTGACCAATCAGATGTCAGAAAGCCAATTCAAGCAACAAGTGGCCCAGGCCATGGACAGTGTGCCCTATATCAAAGGGGTCAATAACCATATGGGCAGCTTGTTAACCCAGTTGCCTGCCCCCATGTCCTGGCTAATGGAAATGCTGAAAAGTCGTGAGCTCTATTTTATCGACAGCGCCACCACCAAATTCAGCCGTGGCGAAGAGATGGCCGAGCAACGGGGAGTGCCGTCACTCAGGCGTCAGTTGTTCCTGGATAACGACATCAGTCATAAGGGATTGGAAAGACAATTCAGGCAACTGCTGGAGTTGAGCAAGGGACCGGGTATGACGGTTGCCATAGCTCACCCCCATCCGACTACGGTCGCGTTTCTCAAGGCCAACTTGCCGTCCTTGAGCAAAGAGGGAATAAACTTAATGCCAGCATCCCAACTGCTGCCCTTGGTTTTGGCGCAAAAGCAGGGAACTAACCCAACTGCAGCACTGAAATAG
- a CDS encoding S41 family peptidase, with protein sequence MSQLLRYLGALVLGLTLGLSISLTGQEQVKSFGSQYNYPLLLDIMDTVETYYVNQVDRDELIQAAIKGIFDHLDPYSGYLDRQQLINLRDANHGEYYGFGFEVASGNSEQLNIIAPFPNSPAARAGILAGDRILKINDKLVSSLDLNIALSEIRYHSINNLALDLELQHNNDDQTFAVTLTPETIQVKSVEGKWLSDGIGYIRLSSFQDNTAEDMMAQLRQWRGQAMSGLILDLRNNPGGLLDQAIKIADLFLAKGRIVSTEGRFFDANSDYFASPQTMVGNIPIMVLINKGSASAAEVLAAALQDNGRATLIGETSFGKGTVQSLIPTLGTDSAIKLTIARYNTPNGRDIHAKGIEPDISISEQPSPLLSLNNKDTKVDLGLDSAIALITNHK encoded by the coding sequence ATGTCACAACTGTTACGTTACCTTGGCGCCCTGGTCCTGGGATTGACCTTGGGCCTGTCCATCAGCCTTACCGGACAGGAACAGGTTAAGTCGTTCGGCAGCCAGTACAACTATCCCTTGTTACTGGACATCATGGATACGGTGGAAACCTACTACGTTAATCAGGTCGACAGGGACGAGCTGATCCAGGCAGCCATCAAGGGCATATTTGATCATCTGGATCCCTATTCGGGATATCTGGACAGGCAACAACTCATCAATTTACGCGACGCCAACCACGGTGAATATTACGGCTTTGGTTTCGAAGTGGCGTCCGGCAATAGCGAACAACTCAACATTATTGCCCCCTTTCCCAACTCCCCGGCAGCAAGAGCCGGGATATTAGCCGGCGATCGGATACTGAAGATCAATGACAAGTTGGTCAGCAGCCTGGATCTCAATATTGCCCTGTCGGAAATTCGTTACCACAGCATCAACAACCTGGCGTTGGACCTGGAACTGCAACACAACAATGATGATCAGACTTTCGCCGTAACCCTGACACCTGAAACAATTCAGGTGAAATCGGTGGAAGGAAAATGGTTGAGCGACGGCATTGGTTACATCAGGCTCAGCAGCTTTCAGGACAACACTGCCGAAGACATGATGGCCCAACTGCGGCAATGGCGGGGTCAAGCCATGAGCGGGTTAATACTGGATTTACGCAACAATCCCGGCGGGTTATTGGACCAGGCCATCAAGATTGCGGATCTCTTTCTGGCCAAGGGCAGAATAGTGTCCACCGAAGGACGTTTCTTCGACGCCAATTCCGACTATTTTGCCTCGCCGCAGACCATGGTCGGCAACATCCCGATCATGGTGTTAATCAACAAAGGTTCGGCCTCGGCTGCCGAAGTATTGGCAGCGGCTTTACAGGACAATGGTCGCGCCACCCTGATAGGCGAAACCAGTTTCGGCAAGGGCACGGTACAAAGCCTGATCCCGACCCTGGGAACGGACAGCGCGATTAAACTGACCATAGCCAGGTACAACACTCCCAATGGCCGCGACATCCACGCCAAAGGGATTGAGCCGGATATCAGCATCAGCGAACAGCCAAGCCCACTTTTATCTCTAAACAATAAGGATACAAAGGTTGACCTCGGCTTGGATTCGGCAATAGCATTGATTACAAATCATAAATAA
- a CDS encoding murein hydrolase activator EnvC family protein, with protein sequence MSTLRWSKAGILAGFLVLSLPLQAADLERRQSELKAIQAQISQQQSALKSTGKQRERLVALLKQDEKAIADAAGAINRTQGESAKVSAKLQQLKQRSEQLERLKQSQQQSLSKQLASAYLAGSHDYSKMLLNQQSPATIERMLAYYQYLNKARIKAIDQLKLTLDELQQVRSQQLDEQSRLERLIVEQKDQAKRLGAEQSQRQLTLNELQKTLSERGAELEQLQIEEASLKRVVEEALRTAKESPSMKGLASQRGKLGWPTKGALNVSYGSTRSGQIKWKGVMLAAPEGQNVFAIAPGKVIFADWLRGFGMVMVVDHGEGYMSLYGHAQALLKEAGDTVQTGDAIALVGRSGGQTEPGLYFEIRHKGQAVDPAGYCRR encoded by the coding sequence TTGAGCACTTTGCGTTGGTCGAAAGCCGGCATACTTGCTGGCTTTCTTGTATTGTCACTGCCCCTCCAGGCCGCGGATCTGGAGCGGCGGCAGTCTGAGCTGAAAGCCATACAGGCACAGATCAGCCAACAGCAAAGTGCCCTCAAGAGCACCGGCAAGCAACGGGAGCGCCTGGTTGCCCTGTTGAAGCAGGATGAGAAGGCCATCGCCGATGCCGCAGGTGCCATTAACCGCACCCAGGGTGAATCGGCCAAGGTGAGCGCCAAGCTGCAACAGCTGAAGCAACGCAGCGAGCAACTGGAACGCCTTAAACAAAGCCAGCAACAAAGCCTGTCTAAGCAACTGGCCAGCGCCTATCTCGCCGGCAGCCACGATTACAGTAAGATGCTGCTCAATCAGCAGAGTCCGGCGACGATCGAGCGGATGCTGGCCTATTATCAATACCTCAACAAGGCCCGCATCAAGGCCATAGACCAGCTGAAACTGACTCTGGACGAACTGCAGCAGGTGCGCAGCCAGCAATTGGATGAACAGTCCCGCCTGGAGCGCCTGATAGTCGAGCAAAAAGACCAGGCCAAACGCCTGGGCGCCGAGCAAAGTCAGCGTCAGCTGACGCTGAATGAGCTGCAAAAGACCCTGTCTGAGCGCGGTGCCGAACTTGAGCAGCTGCAAATCGAAGAGGCCAGCCTCAAGCGCGTGGTGGAAGAAGCCCTTCGCACCGCCAAGGAAAGCCCGTCCATGAAGGGGCTGGCGAGCCAGAGGGGCAAACTGGGCTGGCCCACCAAGGGCGCGCTGAATGTCTCCTACGGCAGTACCCGCTCGGGCCAAATCAAGTGGAAGGGCGTCATGCTCGCCGCCCCCGAAGGCCAAAATGTGTTTGCCATTGCGCCGGGTAAAGTGATCTTTGCCGACTGGCTGCGTGGCTTCGGTATGGTCATGGTGGTGGATCACGGCGAGGGTTACATGAGCCTTTATGGCCACGCCCAGGCACTGCTCAAGGAAGCCGGTGATACCGTTCAGACGGGCGACGCCATCGCACTGGTTGGACGTTCGGGTGGACAAACCGAGCCTGGCCTATACTTCGAAATAAGGCATAAGGGGCAAGCCGTCGATCCGGCGGGATATTGTCGTCGGTAA
- the gpmM gene encoding 2,3-bisphosphoglycerate-independent phosphoglycerate mutase codes for MTAKRPLALLILDGWGYREDTASNAIFHANTPVLDQLNATRPHGLISGSGFDVGLPDGQMGNSEVGHINLGSGRVVYQELTRISKAISDGEFEHNPALCQAVDAAIAANGAVHIMGLLSPGGVHSHEEHIEAMCRMAVARGANQVFLHAFLDGRDTPPRSAKSSLAHFNELFAELGTGRIASIVGRYYAMDRDNRWDRVSQAYELLTQGKGKFEFTNAVTALEAAYGRDENDEFVAASAIVPEGESAAVMKDGDALIFMNFRADRARQISRSFINADFDGFVRQHTPKLNFVMLTEYAADIKAPVAFPSEDLVNTLGEVLQNRGMTQLRISETEKYAHVTFFFNGGKEQPFEGEDRILINSPKVATYDLQPEMSSAELTDKLVEAIESAKYDVIICNYPNGDMVGHTGNFDAAVKACEAVDACLGRVIDALAKVGGECLITADHGNAEQMQDPSTGQAHTAHTSELVPFIYVGRDAEIASGGRLSDVAPTMLALMGQEIPAEMTGKPLITIKE; via the coding sequence ATGACAGCAAAACGTCCTCTGGCATTATTGATCCTGGATGGCTGGGGTTACCGTGAAGACACCGCCAGCAATGCGATTTTTCACGCTAACACCCCGGTTCTGGACCAGCTCAATGCCACTCGCCCCCATGGGTTGATTTCCGGTTCCGGCTTTGACGTCGGTCTCCCCGACGGTCAAATGGGCAACTCCGAAGTAGGCCACATCAACCTGGGTTCAGGCCGTGTGGTCTACCAGGAGCTGACCCGCATCTCCAAGGCCATCAGCGATGGCGAGTTTGAACACAATCCGGCCCTGTGCCAGGCGGTAGATGCCGCCATTGCCGCCAACGGCGCCGTGCACATTATGGGCCTGTTGTCGCCCGGTGGCGTACACAGCCACGAAGAGCACATCGAAGCCATGTGCCGCATGGCCGTGGCCCGAGGTGCCAATCAGGTGTTCCTGCATGCCTTCCTCGACGGCCGAGACACGCCGCCGCGCAGCGCCAAGAGCAGTCTGGCCCATTTCAATGAGCTGTTTGCCGAGCTGGGCACAGGTCGCATTGCCTCCATCGTCGGTCGCTATTACGCCATGGACCGCGATAACCGCTGGGACCGCGTGTCTCAGGCCTATGAGTTGTTAACTCAGGGCAAGGGCAAATTCGAATTCACCAATGCGGTCACCGCACTGGAGGCGGCCTATGGTCGTGATGAAAATGACGAGTTTGTTGCAGCCTCAGCCATAGTGCCAGAGGGTGAGTCAGCCGCTGTGATGAAGGACGGTGATGCACTGATTTTCATGAACTTCCGTGCCGATCGCGCCCGCCAAATCAGCCGCAGCTTCATCAATGCCGATTTTGACGGTTTTGTGCGTCAACATACGCCCAAGCTGAACTTCGTGATGCTGACCGAATACGCTGCCGACATTAAGGCACCCGTGGCATTTCCATCAGAAGATCTGGTCAACACCCTGGGTGAAGTGCTGCAGAACCGCGGCATGACCCAGTTGCGGATCTCCGAAACCGAGAAATATGCCCATGTCACCTTCTTCTTTAACGGCGGCAAGGAGCAACCATTCGAAGGGGAAGACAGGATACTGATCAATTCTCCCAAGGTGGCAACCTACGACCTGCAGCCGGAGATGAGTTCCGCCGAACTGACAGATAAACTGGTAGAAGCTATTGAATCTGCTAAGTATGATGTCATTATCTGTAACTATCCCAACGGCGACATGGTGGGTCACACCGGCAACTTCGATGCCGCGGTCAAAGCCTGTGAAGCGGTCGATGCCTGTCTGGGACGGGTGATTGATGCCCTGGCCAAGGTGGGTGGCGAATGCCTGATCACTGCAGACCACGGTAATGCCGAGCAGATGCAGGACCCCAGCACTGGCCAGGCCCATACTGCCCATACCAGCGAATTGGTGCCCTTTATCTATGTGGGCCGGGATGCTGAAATTGCCAGCGGCGGTCGCCTGAGCGATGTGGCCCCCACCATGTTGGCGCTGATGGGACAGGAAATTCCGGCAGAAATGACCGGCAAGCCCTTAATCACTATCAAAGAGTAA
- a CDS encoding rhodanese-like domain-containing protein — translation MQEYIEFFRSNPMLSLAWAGLFMALIVSVFKSVTSKVKNISHQELVQLVNKQGAKVVDVRGKEDFRKGHIVDALNISMAEIKNNQLSALESAKTSPIILVCNAGMTSSQAAQLLVKQGFEQVFNLKGGMGDWQAANMPVSKSKR, via the coding sequence ATGCAAGAATATATCGAGTTTTTTCGCAGCAACCCCATGTTGAGTCTGGCCTGGGCCGGTTTGTTTATGGCGCTGATCGTCAGCGTATTCAAATCAGTCACTTCCAAGGTCAAAAACATCAGCCATCAGGAGCTGGTGCAGTTGGTCAATAAGCAAGGGGCCAAGGTAGTGGATGTGCGCGGTAAAGAGGATTTCCGTAAAGGCCACATAGTAGATGCACTTAACATCAGCATGGCTGAGATTAAAAATAATCAACTCTCCGCCCTTGAAAGCGCCAAGACCAGCCCCATTATATTGGTATGCAACGCTGGCATGACCTCATCTCAAGCGGCTCAGCTTTTGGTTAAACAAGGTTTTGAGCAAGTGTTTAATCTCAAGGGTGGTATGGGTGACTGGCAGGCAGCCAATATGCCTGTTTCAAAAAGCAAAAGATAA
- the secB gene encoding protein-export chaperone SecB, translated as MAEVANNEQQAPQFNIQRVYTKDMSFETPNSPGVFQKEWSPEVKLDLDTRSTKLADDVYEVVLSVTVTAKNGDETAFLCEVQQAGIFSISGLSEPQLAHSLGAYCPNILFPYARETVASLVARGTFPQLNLAPVNFDALFAQYVQQRVSAEAPAEEANA; from the coding sequence ATGGCTGAAGTAGCAAATAACGAACAACAAGCCCCACAGTTCAACATCCAGCGCGTTTACACCAAGGACATGTCTTTCGAAACGCCAAACAGCCCTGGCGTATTCCAGAAGGAATGGAGCCCAGAGGTGAAGCTGGATCTGGATACCCGCAGCACCAAGTTGGCCGATGACGTATATGAAGTCGTGTTGTCTGTGACCGTGACTGCCAAGAACGGTGACGAAACTGCCTTCCTGTGTGAAGTTCAACAAGCCGGTATCTTCTCCATCAGCGGCCTGAGCGAGCCACAACTGGCTCACTCTCTGGGTGCCTATTGCCCCAACATCCTGTTCCCATATGCCCGCGAGACAGTGGCCAGCCTGGTTGCCCGTGGTACCTTCCCACAGCTGAACCTGGCCCCGGTTAACTTCGATGCCCTGTTTGCCCAGTATGTGCAACAGCGTGTATCTGCAGAAGCTCCGGCCGAAGAAGCAAACGCGTAA
- the gpsA gene encoding NAD(P)H-dependent glycerol-3-phosphate dehydrogenase, producing MKDTADITVLGAGSYGTALAISLASNGHKTLLWGHDPAHVARLQQARCNETFLPGIAFPDCLQLEADLGKALQASHNVLVVVPSHVFGNVLTQAKPLLRSDARIVWATKGLEPETGRLLQDVARDILGDAFPLAVLSGPTFAKELAAGLPTAISVAGTDPVFTQDLVELLHSPKRLRVYANDDFIGLQLGGAVKNVIAIGAGMSDGIGFGANARTALITRGLVELSRLGEALGAQSATFMGMAGLGDLVLTCTDNQSRNRRFGLALGKGSDVMTAQAEIGQVVEGYRNTKEVYTLAHRLGVEMPITEQIYQVLYEDKSPLEAAKELLAREKKSETKAE from the coding sequence ATGAAAGACACTGCCGATATCACGGTACTGGGGGCGGGCTCTTATGGCACCGCCCTTGCCATTTCTCTGGCCAGTAACGGACACAAGACCCTGCTTTGGGGCCATGATCCCGCTCATGTGGCACGCCTGCAGCAGGCGCGCTGTAACGAAACCTTCCTTCCCGGTATCGCTTTCCCCGATTGCCTGCAGTTGGAGGCGGATCTCGGCAAGGCTCTGCAAGCCAGCCACAATGTGTTGGTGGTGGTGCCAAGCCATGTGTTTGGCAACGTGCTGACCCAGGCCAAGCCTTTACTGCGCAGCGATGCCCGCATCGTCTGGGCCACCAAGGGATTGGAGCCGGAAACCGGTCGACTGTTGCAGGACGTGGCCCGGGATATTCTCGGCGATGCTTTCCCCCTGGCGGTACTGTCGGGGCCGACCTTTGCCAAGGAGCTGGCCGCAGGTCTGCCGACCGCGATATCCGTGGCTGGTACCGATCCGGTATTTACCCAGGATTTGGTGGAGCTGTTACACAGCCCCAAACGGTTGCGGGTTTATGCCAACGATGATTTTATCGGTCTGCAATTGGGCGGCGCGGTTAAGAATGTGATCGCCATTGGCGCGGGCATGTCCGATGGTATCGGCTTTGGTGCCAATGCCCGTACCGCGCTGATCACCCGGGGGCTGGTAGAACTGAGCCGTTTGGGCGAAGCTTTGGGGGCCCAAAGCGCCACCTTTATGGGCATGGCCGGTCTTGGTGATCTGGTGCTGACCTGTACCGATAACCAATCCCGCAATCGCCGCTTTGGTTTGGCATTGGGCAAGGGCTCTGATGTTATGACGGCGCAGGCCGAGATAGGTCAGGTGGTTGAGGGTTACCGCAACACCAAAGAAGTTTATACCCTGGCCCATCGCCTGGGGGTAGAAATGCCGATTACCGAGCAAATCTATCAGGTCCTGTATGAGGATAAATCCCCGTTGGAGGCGGCCAAGGAGCTGCTGGCCAGGGAGAAAAAGTCCGAAACCAAGGCCGAATAA